The proteins below are encoded in one region of Sphaerodactylus townsendi isolate TG3544 linkage group LG06, MPM_Stown_v2.3, whole genome shotgun sequence:
- the SFN gene encoding 14-3-3 protein sigma, which produces MARNHQVQKAKLAEQAERYEDMADFMKAVVEDGAELSNEERNLLSVAYKNVVGCQRSAWRVISSIEHKTEEGDDKAQLVNEYREKIESELKNVCNVVLGLLDKHLIKKASDPESKVFYLKMKGDYFRYLAEVATGDDRKQIIDNARKAYQEAMDISKKEMQPTNPIRLGLALNFSVFHYEIANAPEEAIKLAKSTFDEAMGDLHTLSEDSYKDSTLIMQLLRDNLTLWTAECAGEEGGEAGEDPRN; this is translated from the coding sequence ATGGCAAGGAACCACCAAGTGCAGAAAGCCAAGCTGGCCGAACAGGCTGAGCGTTATGAGGACATGGCTGACTTTATGAAAGCGGTGGTGGAGGATGGAGCTGAGCTCTCCAACGAGGAACGCAACCTCCTCTCCGTTGCCTACAAGAACGTGGTTGGCTGTCAGAGGTCTGCCTGGAGGGTCATTTCCAGCATTGAGCACAAGACTGAGGAAGGAGATGACAAAGCTCAGCTGGTCAATGAGTACCGGGAGAAGATCGAAAGTGAACTGAAGAACGTCTGCAATGTCGTGCTAGGTCTCCTCGACAAGCACCTCATAAAGAAAGCGAGTGACCCAGAGAGCAAGGTGTTCTACCTGAAGATGAAAGGTGACTATTTCCGCTATCTGGCTGAGGTGGCCACTGGGGATGACCGCAAGCAGATAATTGACAATGCCCGGAAAGCATACCAAGAGGCCATGGACATCAGCAAGAAGGAGATGCAGCCCACCAACCCCATCCGCTTGGGTCTCGCCCTCAACTTCTCCGTTTTCCACTATGAGATCGCCAACGCCCCGGAGGAGGCAATCAAGCTGGCCAAGTCCACCTTCGACGAGGCCATGGGGGACCTGCACACGCTCAGCGAAGACTCCTACAAAGACAGCACCCTCATCATGCAGCTTCTCAGGGACAACCTCACGTTATGGACGGCGGAATGTgcaggagaagaagggggagaagccGGTGAAGATCCCAGAAACTGA